A single window of Pontibacillus chungwhensis DNA harbors:
- a CDS encoding lysine N(6)-hydroxylase/L-ornithine N(5)-oxygenase family protein: MSSDKMYDLIGVGVGPFNLSMAALLEDHPEVDALFFEQRSSFDWHPGMLIEGTKMQVPFIADLVTMANPKSHYSFLNYINEQGRMYPFYFLQRLDIPRREYNDYCQWVAKQINACQFSSRVDDVRYIEDNETYFELNVIDTETGDKSVYKTKHILLGTGSSPVMPDSFDRLPKEDVFHTAHFKDHLERCRTARSITVIGSGQSAAEAFRELLKEQREHKFRLDWITRSPGFASMEESKLSLEHFSPDYVDYFYNLPQSKKDEVFATQGLYYKGISTHTVTDIYDLLYEYSVGGEVLDVGLQVLTEVDGIHQKAEGEGYEIACTHHQEGTSFIHETEVVITATGYKPYVPAFINSLQDLIQWDDQGRYKVKADYRVEKTKEVKNEIYVHSGISHTHGVGSTNLGLAVHRNKMIINHLLDKEAYPIPDQNVFQNFKPQS; the protein is encoded by the coding sequence ATGAGTTCAGACAAAATGTATGACTTAATAGGAGTTGGGGTTGGCCCGTTTAATTTAAGTATGGCTGCTTTGTTAGAGGATCACCCTGAGGTCGATGCTTTATTTTTCGAACAACGATCATCGTTTGATTGGCATCCGGGGATGTTAATTGAAGGTACCAAAATGCAAGTACCTTTTATAGCCGACTTAGTGACGATGGCGAATCCAAAAAGCCATTATTCCTTTTTAAATTACATTAATGAACAAGGAAGAATGTATCCGTTTTATTTCCTGCAGCGCTTAGATATTCCAAGAAGAGAGTATAACGATTATTGCCAATGGGTTGCAAAACAAATAAATGCATGCCAGTTCTCAAGCAGGGTTGATGACGTTCGCTACATAGAAGACAATGAAACGTATTTCGAATTAAATGTGATTGATACAGAAACTGGAGACAAAAGCGTGTATAAAACTAAGCATATTCTTTTAGGTACAGGCAGTTCACCAGTAATGCCTGATTCATTCGATCGGTTACCGAAAGAAGATGTCTTCCATACAGCACACTTCAAGGATCATTTAGAACGATGTAGAACTGCAAGGTCTATTACTGTAATTGGATCTGGACAAAGTGCTGCTGAAGCATTCAGAGAATTATTAAAAGAACAAAGAGAGCATAAGTTTCGCCTCGATTGGATTACGCGTTCGCCTGGATTTGCCTCAATGGAAGAATCAAAATTAAGCCTTGAACACTTTTCACCTGATTATGTAGACTACTTCTACAATCTTCCTCAATCAAAAAAAGACGAAGTGTTTGCAACACAAGGACTATATTATAAAGGGATTAGTACCCATACGGTTACGGATATATATGATCTTCTGTATGAATATTCCGTCGGGGGTGAAGTGCTCGATGTAGGGCTGCAAGTCTTGACTGAGGTAGATGGGATTCATCAGAAAGCTGAAGGGGAAGGATACGAGATAGCTTGCACTCATCATCAAGAAGGAACATCTTTCATTCATGAAACAGAAGTGGTCATTACAGCTACTGGCTATAAACCTTATGTACCGGCGTTTATAAATTCCCTTCAAGATTTAATACAATGGGATGATCAAGGTCGTTACAAAGTAAAGGCAGATTACCGAGTGGAAAAAACAAAAGAGGTAAAGAATGAGATCTATGTGCATAGCGGCATTTCTCATACTCACGGTGTCGGTTCAACAAACCTTGGATTGGCCGTCCATCGTAACAAAATGATTATCAATCATCTGTTAGACAAAGAAGCATATCCTATACCAGATCAGAATGTATTCCAAAACTTCAAGCCTCAATCCTAG
- a CDS encoding type 1 glutamine amidotransferase domain-containing protein, with amino-acid sequence MRLQGKKVIQIVSDEFEDLELWYPVLRLREEGAEVHIAGEKANEQYTGKYGVPITSDCSFEEVEASNYDAILVPGGWSPDKLRRYDSILKMVQSMNEDKKVIGQICHAGWVLISANILNGKRVTSTPGIKDDMMNAGAEWVNEAVTVDGHLVSSRRPPDLPDYMREYIRVLEEQ; translated from the coding sequence TTGAGACTACAAGGAAAAAAAGTTATTCAGATTGTAAGTGATGAATTTGAAGACCTTGAACTATGGTATCCTGTTCTACGTTTACGTGAAGAAGGAGCAGAGGTTCATATTGCAGGGGAAAAAGCGAATGAACAATATACAGGGAAATATGGTGTTCCCATTACATCAGATTGTTCTTTCGAAGAGGTAGAAGCTAGTAATTATGATGCAATCCTTGTACCAGGTGGATGGTCCCCGGATAAACTTCGTCGATATGACTCGATTCTTAAAATGGTACAAAGTATGAATGAAGATAAGAAAGTCATCGGCCAAATCTGCCATGCAGGCTGGGTCTTAATTTCTGCGAATATCCTAAATGGCAAACGTGTTACGAGTACACCAGGTATTAAGGATGATATGATGAATGCCGGAGCTGAATGGGTGAATGAAGCTGTGACAGTTGATGGTCATTTGGTATCAAGCCGCAGGCCACCTGACTTACCTGACTATATGAGAGAATATATCCGTGTATTAGAAGAGCAATAA
- a CDS encoding formate/nitrite transporter family protein, with amino-acid sequence MSEDKQVNDEAQTDEEQEDKNIGTTIESRTNPDRPGRQFYIPSQIVSEFAQKGKDHLSKPFRSQFILALTAGSFMTFGALFSILLAIEVEVKGFYHLLSGFGFAAGYAMVFISGSVLFTEVNVLLPTYVFNAMEKQKNILKFWLSAYIGNIIGALFVAVLIQLSSSLSDSFYTELSMYLDKKMKFLDHGWVGWFQIIVSGILANWLIGMAAFLTTSARDLTGKILGTTLPVVLFVAGNFQHSAANMGYFSMGILASDQYEWYEFLFLNLIPASIGNIIGGAIFVSLIFSYAYKDDIQTALNKKD; translated from the coding sequence ATGTCAGAAGACAAACAAGTTAACGATGAAGCACAAACAGATGAAGAACAGGAAGATAAGAATATAGGGACCACAATTGAATCCAGGACGAATCCAGATCGTCCGGGGAGGCAGTTCTACATACCTTCTCAAATTGTTAGTGAATTTGCTCAAAAGGGAAAAGATCACCTTTCAAAACCTTTTCGATCTCAATTTATCCTTGCTTTAACAGCAGGTTCATTTATGACATTTGGTGCACTATTTTCCATTCTTTTGGCCATTGAAGTTGAAGTAAAAGGTTTTTATCATCTTCTTTCAGGCTTTGGTTTTGCAGCAGGGTACGCAATGGTGTTTATATCAGGTTCCGTTCTTTTTACAGAAGTAAATGTTCTACTGCCAACTTATGTCTTTAATGCTATGGAAAAACAAAAAAATATTTTAAAATTTTGGCTTTCTGCTTATATAGGAAACATCATAGGGGCGCTATTTGTGGCCGTATTAATTCAGTTATCTTCATCTCTATCTGATTCCTTTTACACCGAGTTGTCCATGTACTTAGATAAGAAAATGAAGTTTCTTGATCATGGATGGGTTGGATGGTTTCAGATTATCGTTTCAGGGATTCTTGCCAACTGGTTAATTGGTATGGCCGCTTTCTTAACAACATCAGCCAGAGATTTAACAGGGAAAATACTTGGTACCACATTACCTGTCGTTTTGTTCGTAGCCGGTAACTTCCAGCACAGTGCAGCGAACATGGGATATTTCAGTATGGGGATATTAGCTTCTGACCAGTATGAATGGTACGAATTCTTATTCTTAAATCTAATCCCAGCAAGTATTGGGAATATTATAGGCGGAGCGATATTCGTATCCCTAATATTCTCATACGCCTATAAGGACGATATTCAAACCGCTTTAAATAAGAAGGACTAG
- a CDS encoding DUF4363 family protein has protein sequence MNRFFLYAIPILTLAIFIVIMTGGFWLKQPFGEQDRVFESFQKLEDYTKGEEWEKAQEEVDYTAKAWKKVVNRIQFSAEREYMLDIAGVIAKIEGSIRIQDKEAIIQEIYYFYSLWENLGR, from the coding sequence ATGAATCGATTTTTTTTATATGCAATCCCTATTTTGACATTAGCGATCTTTATTGTCATTATGACCGGAGGATTCTGGTTGAAACAGCCATTTGGAGAGCAGGATCGAGTCTTTGAGTCCTTTCAGAAATTAGAAGATTATACAAAAGGTGAAGAGTGGGAAAAGGCGCAAGAAGAAGTGGATTATACAGCGAAAGCATGGAAAAAGGTCGTCAATCGCATTCAATTTAGTGCTGAACGGGAATACATGCTAGACATTGCCGGGGTAATTGCTAAAATTGAAGGAAGTATACGAATACAAGATAAGGAAGCGATTATTCAAGAGATCTACTACTTCTACTCATTGTGGGAGAATTTAGGGAGATAA
- a CDS encoding CvfB family protein — protein sequence MTELQVGTTQTFTVSRVIETGYVLGLNDQEVLLHTNEAAKELEVGEDVLVFLYHTKKGTMAATMSIPTISFERYDWVEVKEAVRRLGVFVDIGISKDILVSEDDLPLFEQVWPQAGDKLFVCLSKDQKGRLLAKPATENVMEGYSEPAPESVLHQFISGHIYRSTKVGSFLMTEEGYRGFIHYSERKEEPRLGEWVKGRVIDVKSVGSINVSLRPVKEEALGQDAEDILAFMNERGGKMFFTDKSDPEEIRDTFDISKAAFKRALGRLLKQGKIEQNDGLTTLKDSE from the coding sequence ATGACAGAATTACAAGTAGGTACAACACAAACGTTTACCGTTTCAAGAGTAATTGAAACAGGCTACGTGTTGGGCCTTAATGATCAGGAAGTACTATTGCATACAAATGAAGCTGCAAAGGAATTGGAAGTCGGTGAAGACGTCCTCGTATTCCTTTATCATACGAAAAAAGGGACCATGGCTGCAACTATGTCTATTCCAACTATATCCTTTGAGCGATATGATTGGGTAGAAGTAAAAGAAGCTGTTAGGCGCTTAGGTGTCTTTGTGGACATTGGCATTAGCAAAGATATCCTCGTTTCAGAGGATGACCTTCCTCTATTTGAACAAGTTTGGCCACAAGCTGGCGACAAATTGTTCGTGTGTTTATCGAAAGACCAAAAAGGACGTTTACTAGCTAAACCCGCCACTGAAAACGTAATGGAAGGATATAGCGAACCAGCTCCAGAGTCCGTACTCCATCAGTTTATAAGCGGTCATATTTACCGTTCCACTAAAGTAGGATCTTTCCTAATGACAGAAGAAGGATACCGTGGTTTTATTCATTATTCTGAGCGAAAAGAAGAACCTCGTTTAGGCGAATGGGTAAAAGGGCGAGTGATTGATGTCAAAAGCGTTGGTTCCATTAACGTTTCCCTACGCCCTGTAAAAGAAGAGGCTCTAGGTCAGGACGCTGAAGATATTCTTGCCTTCATGAACGAGCGCGGAGGGAAAATGTTCTTCACAGATAAGAGTGATCCAGAAGAGATTCGCGACACGTTCGATATTAGTAAAGCTGCGTTTAAGCGCGCTCTTGGACGTCTATTAAAACAAGGTAAAATTGAACAAAACGACGGCTTAACCACTTTAAAAGATTCAGAATAA
- a CDS encoding LLM class flavin-dependent oxidoreductase: MVKLSVLDQAPISKGSTPEQTLSNTLELAQFTESLGYFRYWVAEHHNTNGLASTSPEILIARIASVTKTIRVGSGGVLLPQYSPLKVAENFKMLEAMFPGRIDLGLGRSPGGGQKTRLALTDGTQKMLSAFSRQVKDLHGYLYNTLPDDHPYKGVIATPETTSNPQTWVLGLSERGAKHAAINGTGFTFGHFISPAHSSEAISTYLERFRPSPERQDPFINACVFVVCAPTHEEAEELALSQDMWLLQVEKGIETRVPSVQEVKEHTFTQEELRKVEQNRKRAVIGTPNEVKERLETLAAEYQASELLLITNIYDFEKKKQSYKLIAEAFNQ; encoded by the coding sequence ATAGTGAAACTTAGCGTATTAGACCAAGCTCCCATTTCAAAAGGAAGCACACCAGAACAAACCTTATCCAATACACTTGAGCTGGCTCAATTTACTGAGTCACTTGGCTATTTTCGATACTGGGTTGCTGAGCACCACAATACAAATGGACTTGCCAGCACATCACCTGAAATATTAATAGCTCGAATTGCATCCGTAACGAAAACCATTCGAGTGGGGTCAGGCGGGGTTTTATTGCCTCAATACAGCCCATTAAAGGTAGCTGAAAATTTTAAAATGCTTGAAGCTATGTTTCCTGGTCGTATTGATCTTGGCCTTGGACGTTCCCCGGGTGGTGGCCAAAAGACTCGTTTAGCTCTCACAGACGGAACTCAAAAAATGCTCAGTGCTTTCTCAAGACAAGTAAAAGACCTTCATGGATACTTATATAACACATTACCTGACGATCACCCTTATAAAGGAGTCATTGCTACCCCAGAAACAACTTCCAACCCACAAACATGGGTTTTAGGTTTATCAGAACGAGGTGCTAAACATGCTGCGATTAATGGTACTGGTTTCACATTTGGTCATTTCATTAGTCCGGCGCATTCTTCAGAAGCGATTTCTACTTATTTAGAACGATTCAGGCCATCTCCAGAAAGACAGGACCCATTTATCAATGCTTGTGTGTTTGTAGTCTGTGCACCTACACATGAGGAAGCGGAAGAATTAGCTTTAAGTCAGGATATGTGGTTACTTCAAGTGGAAAAAGGGATCGAAACAAGAGTTCCTTCTGTCCAGGAAGTTAAAGAACACACCTTTACGCAAGAAGAACTTCGAAAGGTTGAGCAAAATAGGAAGAGAGCTGTCATTGGTACCCCCAATGAAGTGAAAGAAAGGTTAGAAACTCTTGCGGCCGAATATCAAGCATCTGAACTATTGCTCATAACAAATATTTACGATTTCGAGAAGAAAAAACAATCCTATAAACTTATAGCGGAAGCTTTTAACCAGTAA
- a CDS encoding nitric oxide synthase oxygenase, translating to MNKKLYQEAEQFIHRCYGELGRTDKEMQDRLSEIHYDIARTGHYDHTFEELEYGAKMAWRQSNRCIGRLFWDSLQVFDYRNISSADEVYQALCHHLDYATNEGKIRSTISVFKPRKLEEDPVRILNHQLLRYAGYQGEDGIIGDPASLSFTDYCQSIGWQGNHTAFDLLPWVIEVKGKKPVWYEVPLSLVKEVPLRHPDYEWFQDLQLKWYAVPIISDMMLEIGGIEYVAAPFNGWYMETEIGARNLADEFRYDLLPEIATRMGLSTKRNRSLWKDRALLELNTAVLHSFKEEGVSIVDHHTAASQFKRFEEKERGCGRSITGDWTWLIPPISPASTHIFHQSYDNTVKSPNFLYQSNPYEEPKPKCPHRDI from the coding sequence GTGAACAAGAAGCTATATCAAGAAGCAGAACAATTTATACATAGATGCTATGGTGAATTAGGCAGAACTGATAAAGAAATGCAGGATCGCTTAAGCGAAATACATTATGACATCGCCCGTACCGGCCATTATGATCATACATTTGAAGAACTAGAGTATGGAGCAAAGATGGCCTGGCGTCAAAGCAATCGATGTATCGGAAGGTTGTTTTGGGATTCATTACAAGTATTTGATTATCGTAATATCTCTTCTGCAGATGAAGTCTATCAAGCTCTATGTCACCATTTGGACTATGCCACAAATGAAGGGAAAATCCGTTCTACTATATCCGTTTTCAAGCCGCGAAAGTTAGAAGAAGACCCTGTCCGTATTTTAAATCACCAACTTTTACGATATGCAGGTTACCAAGGGGAAGATGGTATTATTGGGGACCCCGCTTCCCTTTCTTTCACAGACTATTGCCAATCCATTGGTTGGCAAGGGAACCATACAGCCTTTGACCTTTTACCCTGGGTCATAGAGGTCAAAGGCAAGAAGCCGGTTTGGTATGAAGTCCCCCTTTCTCTTGTGAAAGAGGTACCTCTAAGGCATCCTGATTATGAATGGTTTCAAGATTTACAATTAAAGTGGTATGCGGTACCTATCATTTCAGATATGATGCTTGAAATTGGAGGCATTGAATATGTAGCTGCCCCTTTTAATGGGTGGTATATGGAAACTGAGATTGGTGCGAGGAATTTGGCTGATGAATTTCGCTATGACTTGTTGCCAGAAATAGCAACAAGAATGGGCTTGAGTACAAAAAGGAATCGGTCTCTCTGGAAGGATCGCGCATTACTCGAATTAAATACGGCTGTCCTTCACTCTTTTAAAGAAGAAGGTGTCAGCATTGTCGATCATCACACGGCAGCTAGTCAATTTAAACGATTTGAAGAAAAAGAGAGAGGGTGTGGTCGATCCATTACAGGAGACTGGACGTGGTTAATCCCACCAATTTCCCCTGCGTCTACTCATATTTTTCACCAATCCTATGATAACACTGTGAAGAGCCCTAACTTCCTATACCAATCAAATCCTTATGAAGAACCGAAACCAAAATGTCCTCACAGAGATATATAA
- a CDS encoding YetF domain-containing protein produces MIDETLVVVVRVIFSFFTLLIFTRVLGKQEVGQLTFFDYINGITIGSIAANLATDLSATTWGHWVGLTGYALLTGVLQIISMKNRYIGKVLEGEPTVVVKDGKILEDNLKKMRIKVGELMMLLRQRGVFNITDVEFALIEVNGKLSVLPKPQYLPVTPSDLNISKSKSGIATELIQEGKLILQNLEQKNVTKEWIEQELEKKGIHRIESVFYALYLPNGELYVDLYEEKVGEEEDISDYPGPY; encoded by the coding sequence ATGATCGATGAAACACTTGTCGTAGTTGTGAGGGTAATCTTTTCATTCTTTACGCTACTTATTTTCACACGTGTACTTGGAAAGCAAGAAGTAGGACAACTGACTTTCTTTGATTATATCAATGGCATTACAATTGGTTCCATTGCAGCTAATTTAGCCACTGATCTATCCGCTACTACATGGGGGCATTGGGTCGGATTAACGGGGTATGCCCTATTAACGGGAGTTCTACAAATTATTTCAATGAAGAATCGTTATATCGGTAAGGTTTTAGAAGGGGAACCGACTGTCGTGGTGAAGGATGGGAAGATTCTAGAAGATAACCTGAAAAAAATGCGTATAAAAGTTGGAGAGCTTATGATGCTTTTAAGGCAAAGAGGTGTATTTAATATTACAGATGTTGAATTCGCCTTGATTGAGGTTAATGGAAAGCTGTCGGTACTGCCTAAACCTCAATACCTTCCTGTGACTCCTTCCGATTTAAACATTTCAAAGAGTAAAAGTGGGATAGCTACGGAATTAATCCAGGAAGGGAAGCTCATCCTTCAAAACCTTGAGCAGAAAAATGTTACGAAAGAATGGATTGAACAGGAGTTGGAGAAGAAAGGAATTCATCGAATAGAATCAGTCTTTTACGCACTTTATCTACCGAACGGAGAGTTATATGTAGATTTATATGAAGAAAAGGTTGGAGAAGAAGAAGATATTAGCGATTATCCAGGTCCTTATTAA
- the uvsE gene encoding UV DNA damage repair endonuclease UvsE produces the protein MTKFRLGYVAMSVHVQNASPSQTMTYRQFSALQDREAAIRKLERIAESNLENTLRLLKHSAASGITFFRMSSRLIPLATHEELSDWNYIQPLKEHLTAIGQFATEKDMRIDFHPDHFVVLNSPDQHNFKFSLLVLKYHYRLLHAMGIDPTHRCVLHLGGGYQNKEKALEQFIENWAYVPSGIQKMVMLENDDKIFTMEDCLYVCEKLNIPFIFDLHHHMANHVESDWTKQWERVIQTWEHSSLPIKMHISSPKSSKDFKSHADLVDYNMFKTFVEYVSGSTNQIDCMIEAKQKDEALFTLSRQLEEDPEIVMSTPSTFTISK, from the coding sequence ATGACTAAGTTTCGATTAGGGTACGTAGCTATGAGTGTTCATGTCCAGAATGCGTCCCCGTCTCAAACGATGACTTATCGCCAGTTTTCTGCTTTACAAGACAGAGAAGCTGCAATTCGGAAGCTTGAACGCATTGCTGAGTCTAATCTTGAGAACACATTAAGGTTGTTAAAACATTCAGCCGCTTCTGGTATCACCTTTTTCCGCATGAGTTCTCGCCTGATTCCTCTCGCAACTCATGAGGAGTTATCGGATTGGAATTACATCCAGCCTTTAAAAGAGCACCTAACGGCTATTGGACAGTTTGCTACTGAAAAGGACATGAGAATTGATTTTCACCCTGATCATTTCGTGGTATTAAATAGTCCTGATCAACACAATTTTAAATTTTCACTACTCGTTTTAAAGTACCATTATCGATTGCTTCACGCTATGGGCATTGATCCAACCCATCGCTGCGTGCTGCATCTTGGCGGAGGTTATCAGAATAAAGAAAAAGCATTGGAACAATTTATAGAGAATTGGGCTTATGTACCATCTGGAATTCAGAAAATGGTGATGTTAGAGAATGACGATAAGATATTTACTATGGAAGATTGCTTATATGTTTGTGAGAAGCTCAATATACCGTTCATCTTTGACCTTCATCACCACATGGCCAATCACGTTGAATCAGACTGGACAAAGCAGTGGGAGAGGGTTATTCAAACATGGGAACACTCTTCTTTACCAATAAAGATGCATATATCGAGCCCTAAAAGTTCAAAGGATTTTAAAAGTCATGCGGATCTTGTGGACTATAACATGTTCAAGACGTTTGTGGAATATGTATCGGGTTCAACCAATCAAATTGATTGTATGATAGAAGCCAAACAAAAGGATGAAGCGTTATTTACACTAAGTCGTCAACTTGAAGAGGATCCTGAGATTGTCATGTCTACACCTTCTACTTTTACAATAAGTAAATGA
- a CDS encoding YaiI/YqxD family protein — MHIYVDADACPVKEIIIEEARKQSLDVTLVKSFSHYSNKEEPPGVDTIYVDTGAEAADYRIMQLAQKGDLIITQDYGLASLALSKGCIVLHHSGFAYTHDNIDRLLITRHASAQARKSGKRTKGPKALTSKDREKFRQLLIQYIT; from the coding sequence ATGCATATATACGTCGATGCAGATGCCTGCCCTGTTAAAGAAATCATAATTGAGGAAGCCAGAAAACAAAGCTTGGATGTAACACTTGTGAAGAGCTTTTCCCACTATTCAAATAAAGAGGAGCCCCCTGGTGTTGACACCATTTATGTAGATACTGGAGCTGAAGCGGCAGATTACCGAATTATGCAATTAGCTCAAAAAGGTGATCTGATTATTACTCAAGATTACGGTCTCGCTTCATTGGCGCTTTCAAAAGGCTGCATTGTTCTTCACCACAGTGGCTTTGCTTATACTCATGATAATATTGATCGGCTTTTAATTACCCGTCATGCCAGTGCCCAGGCCAGAAAGAGTGGCAAGCGAACGAAAGGGCCAAAAGCACTTACGTCAAAAGACCGAGAAAAATTCCGGCAGCTTCTGATTCAATACATAACATAA
- a CDS encoding MFS transporter: MEVIQNKGIRQNLMTFITLVCINVFVGSMVGLERTVLPVLAKEEFGIASVTASLAFIISFGLTKALMNLIAGQLADRFGRKSLLIIGWIVASFVPCLIIIADVWWIIILANVLLGLSQGLTWSMTVNMKIDLAKDNQKGIAVGMNEFAGYMGLSLTALFSGYMMARYSTRPEPFLIGFLIAGIGLILSILIKDMQSIPATKSAGKPSFKHVFLKTSFLNRNLSTSSIIGLMTNFKDGVAWGLFPLFFATTPLTGSQMSLVIAIYPASWGIFQLVTGPLSDKWGRKWLIISGVILQIAGLLGILYGNHFSLWLIASLLLGIGTALVYPTLIASISDVASPTWRATSLGVYRFWRDSGYAVGALTGGIIADYFGIGNALLFTAFLLIGTLFIALVRLSETNVYKNDAL; the protein is encoded by the coding sequence GTGGAGGTTATCCAAAATAAAGGGATTCGTCAAAACTTAATGACTTTTATAACACTAGTGTGTATAAACGTATTTGTGGGGTCTATGGTAGGCTTAGAGAGAACGGTTTTACCTGTTCTAGCCAAAGAGGAGTTTGGTATAGCTTCTGTAACGGCATCATTAGCTTTTATCATATCTTTCGGTTTGACCAAAGCTTTAATGAATTTAATAGCAGGTCAATTGGCAGATCGGTTTGGTCGGAAGTCCTTATTGATTATCGGGTGGATCGTTGCAAGCTTTGTTCCCTGTCTTATAATCATAGCTGACGTCTGGTGGATCATCATTTTAGCCAATGTCCTTTTAGGATTAAGTCAGGGACTGACCTGGTCTATGACTGTTAATATGAAGATTGATTTGGCTAAGGACAATCAAAAAGGAATTGCAGTCGGGATGAACGAATTTGCAGGCTATATGGGTTTATCTCTAACAGCTTTATTCTCTGGTTACATGATGGCAAGGTATTCCACAAGACCTGAACCATTCCTAATCGGTTTTCTTATTGCAGGTATAGGACTGATCTTATCTATTCTCATAAAAGATATGCAGTCAATTCCTGCAACAAAATCAGCGGGGAAACCTTCTTTTAAACATGTATTCCTTAAAACTTCTTTTCTAAATCGGAACCTATCCACTTCAAGCATCATTGGTTTAATGACAAACTTTAAAGACGGTGTGGCTTGGGGGTTGTTCCCATTATTCTTCGCTACAACTCCTTTAACAGGGAGTCAAATGAGTTTGGTGATAGCAATCTACCCTGCTAGTTGGGGAATCTTTCAACTAGTTACCGGCCCTTTAAGTGATAAATGGGGTCGGAAATGGCTTATCATTTCAGGAGTTATCCTTCAAATTGCTGGACTATTAGGTATATTGTATGGAAATCATTTTTCCCTCTGGTTAATCGCATCACTCTTGTTAGGAATTGGAACTGCACTCGTCTATCCTACTTTAATTGCTAGTATAAGCGATGTAGCATCCCCAACATGGCGTGCGACTTCTCTTGGGGTTTATCGATTTTGGCGTGATAGTGGATATGCAGTCGGAGCGTTAACAGGTGGAATAATAGCAGACTATTTCGGAATAGGAAATGCTCTACTATTTACAGCTTTCCTTCTTATAGGAACATTGTTCATAGCGCTTGTGCGGTTATCAGAAACGAATGTATATAAAAATGACGCCCTATAG